A part of Amycolatopsis lurida genomic DNA contains:
- a CDS encoding ArnT family glycosyltransferase: MEAEGLRERSGGGEHAEVASFARTPVLVIAGAMGAVLAATADRYGYFGDELYFLAAGRHLDWGYADQPPLLPLLARLMDAFGADSPFVLRIPAMLAMVAGVVLTALIARELGGGRKAQTIAAVTFAVSIQMLGSGHYLATSTIDPFLWTLLLWLLVRWMRTRTDKLLVWAGVVTGVALNTKFLVGGFWVVVLAAAVAFGPRDLVRRPALWLGAVIAAAMIAPTLVWQAANGWPQLTMGAAISQEVSAGWGGRITFVPTLVLSAGVPVGAILVCYGLWRLLRSERLRPYRFLGWTALGVLALFLLANGRYYYAAGMFAPLFAAAAVEIEAGQASKYWRWIATWPVYLVAAVIAIPQALPILPRADLASAPMWARPIFAVEEVGWREITESVARVYRTVPDPSRTGVVTAKYWQAGAIDHYGPELGLPSPSSPNRGYVTLPRPPESARDILFVGNDPSGLVPYFTQVRQVGALDNGAGIQNVSQGMKIWLATGRNGSWDTVWPKLADWGF, encoded by the coding sequence ATGGAGGCCGAGGGACTCCGGGAACGGTCCGGTGGAGGAGAACACGCGGAGGTCGCGTCGTTCGCCAGGACACCGGTGCTGGTGATCGCCGGGGCGATGGGGGCGGTCCTCGCGGCGACGGCCGATCGCTACGGCTATTTCGGCGACGAGTTGTACTTCCTGGCGGCCGGTCGGCATCTGGACTGGGGGTATGCCGACCAACCGCCGCTGTTGCCGCTGCTGGCCCGCCTGATGGACGCGTTCGGCGCCGATTCACCGTTCGTCCTGCGGATCCCGGCCATGCTGGCGATGGTGGCGGGCGTCGTGCTGACCGCGCTCATCGCCAGGGAACTGGGCGGCGGGCGCAAAGCGCAGACCATCGCGGCGGTGACGTTCGCGGTGTCCATCCAGATGCTCGGCAGCGGGCACTATCTGGCGACCAGCACGATCGACCCGTTCCTGTGGACGCTGCTGCTCTGGCTGCTCGTCCGCTGGATGCGGACCCGGACGGACAAGCTCCTGGTCTGGGCCGGCGTGGTGACCGGGGTCGCCCTGAACACGAAGTTCCTCGTGGGGGGCTTCTGGGTCGTCGTACTGGCCGCCGCGGTGGCGTTCGGGCCGCGTGACCTCGTCCGCCGTCCGGCGCTGTGGCTCGGCGCGGTGATCGCCGCCGCGATGATCGCGCCCACCCTCGTCTGGCAGGCGGCGAACGGATGGCCGCAACTGACCATGGGCGCGGCGATCTCCCAGGAGGTCTCGGCAGGCTGGGGCGGGCGGATCACCTTCGTTCCGACGCTGGTGCTGAGCGCCGGAGTACCGGTGGGGGCGATCCTGGTCTGCTATGGACTGTGGCGCCTGCTGAGGTCCGAACGCCTGCGGCCGTATCGGTTCCTCGGCTGGACCGCGCTCGGCGTTCTCGCCCTGTTCCTGCTGGCGAACGGGCGCTATTACTACGCGGCGGGAATGTTCGCCCCGCTGTTCGCCGCGGCGGCGGTGGAGATCGAGGCGGGCCAGGCGTCGAAGTACTGGCGCTGGATCGCCACCTGGCCGGTGTACCTCGTGGCCGCGGTGATCGCGATCCCGCAGGCACTTCCGATCCTCCCGCGGGCGGACCTGGCGAGCGCCCCGATGTGGGCGCGGCCGATCTTCGCCGTCGAAGAGGTCGGCTGGAGGGAGATCACGGAGTCGGTGGCGCGGGTGTACCGGACCGTTCCCGATCCCTCCCGGACCGGTGTCGTCACGGCGAAGTACTGGCAGGCCGGTGCCATCGACCACTATGGACCGGAGCTCGGGCTTCCGTCGCCGTCGAGCCCCAACCGCGGCTACGTGACGCTGCCGAGGCCGCCGGAATCGGCACGGGACATCCTCTTCGTCGGGAACGACCCTTCGGGGCTTGTGCCGTACTTCACGCAGGTGCGTCAGGTCGGCGCGCTCGACAACGGGGCCGGGATCCAGAACGTGAGTCAGGGCATGAAGATCTGGCTGGCCACCGGCCGGAACGGGAGTTGGGACACGGTGTGGCCGAAACTCGCGGACTGGGGCTTCTGA
- a CDS encoding DUF402 domain-containing protein — translation MTALHPPKVEYFDPAAKTNTDPKGIVRDVEEYREEPFGLYMARPTPGRTQFHYIESWLLPDLGLRITDFWFTPGHERDQDFYLDVVDIRHEDGVWVATDLYLDLVLRDKKSVQVIDTDELLAAVTAGLLSPADGERALGVSHTTVDGLATHGHDLRGWLSTKDITLGWRRH, via the coding sequence ATGACCGCGCTGCATCCGCCCAAGGTCGAGTACTTCGACCCGGCCGCGAAGACCAACACGGATCCCAAGGGCATCGTGAGGGACGTCGAGGAATACCGCGAAGAACCCTTCGGCCTCTACATGGCGCGGCCGACGCCGGGGCGGACCCAGTTCCACTACATCGAGTCCTGGCTGCTGCCGGATCTCGGCCTGCGGATCACCGATTTCTGGTTCACTCCAGGCCACGAACGCGATCAGGACTTCTACCTCGACGTCGTCGACATCCGCCACGAGGACGGCGTCTGGGTGGCCACCGACCTCTATCTCGACCTCGTCCTCCGGGACAAGAAATCCGTCCAGGTGATCGACACCGACGAGCTCCTCGCCGCGGTCACCGCCGGGCTGCTCTCCCCCGCCGACGGCGAACGCGCGCTCGGCGTCAGCCACACGACGGTCGACGGACTGGCGACGCACGGCCACGACCTGCGCGGCTGGCTGTCCACCAAGGACATCACACTCGGCTGGCGACGGCACTGA
- a CDS encoding S28 family serine protease yields MRKLTAAWSVLATTVLALAGLSPAAQAAPGDIEDALGRIPGLTVVSENPAPAGYRFFKLTYTQPVDHHRPDRGTFQQRFTLLHKEFRSPTVVYTSGYNVSQSPNRSEPTQIVDGNQLSMEYRFFTPSRPDHPDWGKQLTIWQAAADQHRAVEAFKRIYPGKWLATGGSKGGMTATYFRRFFPEDVDATIPYVAPNDVINAHDRYNRFLANVGDDPSCRSALKAIQRDVLTRRPEFAALAAADAAKNGYTFKTVGSADVSLEISVIDSYFAFWQYQRQSDCATIPKAGAPAAEIYAWFERVESLNTYSDQNLEVYVPYYFQAAYQLGAPESYEGYLRDLLRYPGSNVSRTFVPKSVDIPRFDHLAMPDIDFWVKSQGKRLMFVNGENDPWSAEPFKLGFGTKDSYSYTVPGGNHGARISQLPAAQAAEATNTVRRWAGLPPVSPGVSTRSVPAGFPDFDADLTMLERRRL; encoded by the coding sequence ATGCGGAAGCTCACGGCCGCGTGGTCGGTTCTGGCGACAACCGTTCTCGCACTGGCCGGGCTGTCCCCGGCCGCGCAGGCGGCACCCGGGGACATCGAGGACGCGCTCGGGCGGATACCCGGGCTGACCGTCGTCTCGGAGAATCCGGCGCCGGCCGGGTACCGGTTCTTCAAACTCACCTATACCCAGCCGGTCGACCATCACAGGCCCGACCGCGGCACCTTCCAGCAGCGGTTCACCTTGCTGCACAAGGAATTCCGGTCGCCGACCGTGGTGTACACGAGCGGGTACAACGTCTCGCAATCACCCAACCGCTCGGAGCCGACCCAGATCGTCGACGGCAACCAGCTGTCCATGGAGTACCGGTTCTTCACCCCCTCCCGGCCGGACCATCCGGACTGGGGCAAGCAGCTGACGATCTGGCAGGCCGCCGCCGATCAGCACCGTGCCGTCGAGGCGTTCAAGCGGATCTATCCGGGCAAGTGGCTCGCGACGGGCGGCAGCAAAGGCGGCATGACGGCGACCTACTTCCGTAGGTTTTTCCCGGAAGACGTCGACGCGACGATCCCGTACGTCGCGCCCAACGACGTCATCAACGCGCACGACCGCTACAACCGCTTCCTGGCGAACGTCGGCGACGACCCGTCGTGCCGGTCGGCGCTGAAGGCGATCCAGCGGGACGTGCTGACCCGGCGTCCCGAGTTCGCGGCGCTCGCCGCCGCCGACGCGGCCAAGAACGGCTACACGTTTAAGACCGTCGGCTCGGCGGACGTGTCGCTGGAGATCTCCGTGATCGACTCGTACTTCGCCTTCTGGCAGTACCAGAGGCAGTCGGACTGCGCGACGATCCCGAAGGCCGGTGCTCCGGCGGCGGAGATCTACGCCTGGTTCGAACGCGTCGAGAGCCTCAACACCTACTCCGACCAGAACCTCGAGGTCTACGTCCCGTACTACTTCCAGGCGGCCTACCAGCTCGGCGCCCCCGAGTCCTACGAAGGCTATCTGCGGGATCTGCTGCGCTATCCCGGCTCCAACGTGTCGCGGACGTTCGTGCCGAAGTCGGTCGACATCCCGCGATTCGATCATCTGGCGATGCCGGATATCGACTTCTGGGTGAAGTCCCAGGGGAAGCGGCTGATGTTCGTCAACGGCGAGAACGACCCGTGGAGTGCGGAGCCGTTCAAGCTCGGCTTCGGCACGAAGGATTCCTACAGCTACACGGTGCCGGGCGGGAACCACGGCGCCCGGATCTCGCAGCTTCCCGCGGCCCAGGCCGCCGAAGCGACGAACACCGTGCGGCGGTGGGCCGGTCTGCCTCCGGTCTCCCCGGGTGTCAGCACGCGTTCGGTGCCCGCCGGGTTCCCGGACTTCGACGCCGACCTGACCATGCTGGAACGCCGTCGCCTCTGA
- a CDS encoding ABC transporter permease, protein MSKTNGSGPATRADHGVHTDPAALLELTEVASHEPTEVGPDGAVAGYRADRTLRLGVELKRQLKRRRTQLMLGFVALLPFILVIAFEIGQANPNRRSGGFVDLATASAPNFVVLALFVSGTFLLPMIVALFYGDTIASEASWSSLKYLLAMPVPRHRVLRQKAIVSGILSAVALILLPLVSLVVGVIWYGAGDAISPTGDAVTFGDSLVAMGLATIYIILQLAWVAGLAMLLSVATDAPLGAVGGAVIVAIVSQILDQITALEGLRDYLPTHFAFSWMDLISTDIDWTNMANGMLSAALYGTVFFLLAGRRFATKDITS, encoded by the coding sequence GTGAGTAAGACCAATGGTTCCGGCCCGGCGACCCGGGCGGATCACGGCGTGCACACCGATCCGGCGGCACTGCTGGAGCTGACGGAGGTCGCGTCGCACGAACCGACCGAGGTCGGTCCCGACGGGGCCGTGGCGGGGTACCGCGCCGACCGGACGCTGCGGCTCGGCGTCGAACTGAAACGGCAGCTCAAACGGCGGCGGACCCAGCTGATGCTGGGGTTCGTCGCGCTGCTGCCGTTCATCCTGGTGATCGCGTTCGAGATCGGGCAGGCCAATCCGAACCGCCGCAGCGGCGGCTTCGTCGACCTCGCCACCGCGAGCGCGCCGAACTTCGTGGTGCTCGCGCTGTTCGTCTCGGGGACGTTCCTGCTCCCGATGATCGTGGCGTTGTTCTACGGCGACACGATCGCGAGCGAGGCGTCGTGGTCGAGCCTGAAGTACTTGCTCGCGATGCCGGTCCCCCGGCATCGAGTGCTGCGGCAGAAGGCGATCGTCTCCGGCATCCTGTCCGCGGTCGCGCTGATCCTGTTGCCGCTGGTTTCACTGGTGGTCGGCGTCATCTGGTACGGCGCGGGCGACGCGATCAGCCCGACCGGGGACGCGGTGACGTTCGGCGACAGTCTCGTCGCCATGGGGCTCGCGACGATCTACATCATCCTGCAGCTGGCGTGGGTGGCCGGTCTGGCGATGCTGCTCTCGGTCGCCACCGATGCCCCGCTGGGCGCCGTCGGCGGCGCGGTGATCGTCGCGATCGTCTCGCAGATCCTCGACCAGATCACCGCGTTGGAGGGGTTGCGCGACTACCTGCCGACGCATTTCGCGTTCTCGTGGATGGACCTGATCTCGACCGACATCGACTGGACGAACATGGCCAACGGCATGCTGTCCGCGGCGTTGTACGGCACGGTCTTCTTCCTTCTGGCGGGCCGCCGGTTCGCGACGAAGGACATCACCAGCTGA
- a CDS encoding ArnT family glycosyltransferase, which produces MEAARAAETPTVSSAAFARLPVGLLAAAAAAVLMATAWRYGYFGDELYFLSAGKRLAWGYADQPPVLPALALAMDTLAPGNVFVFRLPAVLATAAGVVFTGLIACEMGGDRRAQARAAAAYAICGQFLGSGHYLATSTIDPALWTLIAWLLVRWMRTRDGTLLLWLGVATAVALNVKLLIATFWVAAGVAILVFGPRDLLRRPKLWLGAGIAALSMVPTLWWQAANGWPQLEMGDVIAHETTGGWSGRAGFLPALLTGAGLGIGVVGVLYGLGVLLFSARLREYRFLGWTAVGVIALFILSNGRYYYAAGMFGVLWAGAAVHFGQLRPSWWFRWIPTWPVFLLSALYTLPYALPVWPSAWLAEGRDVPRPAYALEEIGWPDLARSVADVHHRLPPEQRARTTLVTAGYWQAGALDRYGADYGLPAVYSPSRGFWYFGHPPETADSVLFVGPDPARLLRSFTDARIVSRVDNAAGVPNVSRGMPIWLVTGHTETWAVAWPGLREFRV; this is translated from the coding sequence ATGGAAGCCGCCCGCGCGGCCGAAACACCGACGGTGTCCAGTGCGGCGTTCGCCCGGCTCCCGGTGGGGCTCCTCGCCGCCGCGGCCGCCGCGGTCCTGATGGCGACGGCGTGGCGGTACGGCTACTTCGGCGACGAACTGTACTTCCTCTCCGCGGGCAAGCGGCTGGCCTGGGGATACGCGGATCAGCCGCCGGTGCTCCCGGCCCTGGCACTGGCCATGGACACGCTCGCGCCGGGAAACGTCTTCGTCTTCCGTCTGCCCGCCGTCCTCGCGACGGCCGCCGGTGTCGTGTTCACCGGGCTCATCGCCTGCGAGATGGGCGGGGACCGCCGGGCCCAGGCCCGCGCCGCGGCGGCATACGCGATCTGCGGGCAGTTCCTCGGGAGCGGGCACTACCTGGCCACTTCGACGATCGACCCGGCGCTGTGGACGCTCATCGCGTGGCTGCTCGTGCGGTGGATGCGAACCCGCGACGGCACTCTGCTGCTGTGGCTGGGCGTGGCGACCGCCGTCGCGCTGAACGTCAAGCTCCTGATCGCGACGTTCTGGGTCGCCGCCGGGGTAGCGATCCTGGTCTTCGGACCACGGGATCTCTTGCGCAGGCCCAAACTCTGGCTCGGCGCGGGAATCGCCGCCCTCTCGATGGTGCCGACGCTCTGGTGGCAGGCCGCGAACGGCTGGCCGCAACTGGAGATGGGTGACGTCATCGCGCACGAGACCACCGGTGGCTGGAGCGGCCGCGCCGGGTTCCTTCCCGCGCTGCTGACCGGCGCCGGGCTCGGTATCGGTGTCGTCGGTGTCCTTTACGGACTCGGGGTCCTGCTGTTCTCGGCCAGGCTGCGCGAATACCGGTTCCTCGGCTGGACCGCGGTCGGCGTGATCGCGCTGTTCATCCTGTCGAACGGCCGCTACTACTACGCGGCGGGCATGTTCGGCGTCCTGTGGGCGGGTGCCGCGGTCCACTTCGGACAGTTGCGACCGTCCTGGTGGTTCCGCTGGATCCCGACCTGGCCGGTGTTCCTGCTTTCCGCGCTGTACACGCTCCCCTATGCGCTGCCGGTGTGGCCGTCCGCCTGGCTCGCGGAAGGCCGGGACGTCCCGCGTCCGGCGTACGCGCTGGAGGAGATCGGCTGGCCGGACCTCGCCCGTTCCGTCGCGGACGTCCACCACCGGCTCCCGCCGGAGCAGCGGGCGCGCACCACGCTCGTCACGGCCGGGTACTGGCAGGCCGGAGCGCTGGACCGGTACGGCGCCGACTACGGGCTTCCCGCCGTGTACAGCCCCAGCCGGGGCTTCTGGTACTTCGGTCATCCGCCCGAGACCGCGGACAGCGTTCTGTTCGTCGGGCCGGATCCGGCGCGACTGCTGCGTTCGTTCACCGACGCCCGGATCGTCTCCCGCGTGGACAACGCGGCCGGCGTCCCCAACGTGAGCCGGGGCATGCCGATCTGGCTGGTCACCGGCCACACCGAAACCTGGGCCGTGGCGTGGCCCGGCCTGCGAGAATTCCGGGTATGA
- a CDS encoding enoyl-CoA hydratase/isomerase family protein: MATSSIRVDDEGGIAVVTLQHGKANTLDTEFCQELIVRLEDVQLGGHRGVVLTGTGGIFSAGVDLRRVHDGGADYIEDFLPALSDAFLSVFGFPGPVVAAVNGHAIAGGAVLAAACDRRVLADGPGRIGITELLVGVPFPLAALEILRSGFGADVLAELAFLGETHLPAEALRLGLVNEVTAPENVVGRAVEVARKLAEIPTAAYAHTKAQLHRPFHERIAEHRTGDDAHVLELWSSPEALAAIKAYVERVLRGSTG; encoded by the coding sequence ATGGCCACCTCTTCGATCCGCGTGGACGACGAAGGCGGGATCGCCGTCGTCACCCTGCAGCACGGCAAGGCGAACACCCTCGACACCGAGTTCTGCCAGGAGCTGATCGTCCGGCTCGAAGACGTCCAGCTCGGCGGCCATCGCGGCGTCGTGCTGACCGGTACCGGCGGCATCTTCTCGGCGGGTGTCGACCTGCGACGAGTACACGACGGCGGCGCGGACTACATCGAGGACTTCCTGCCCGCGCTGTCGGACGCGTTCCTCTCGGTCTTCGGCTTCCCCGGCCCGGTGGTCGCGGCCGTCAACGGGCACGCGATCGCCGGCGGGGCGGTGCTCGCCGCCGCCTGCGACCGCCGTGTCCTCGCCGACGGCCCCGGCCGGATCGGGATCACCGAGCTGCTCGTCGGCGTGCCGTTCCCGTTGGCGGCGCTGGAGATCCTGCGCTCCGGGTTCGGCGCCGACGTCCTCGCCGAGCTCGCGTTCCTCGGCGAAACCCACCTGCCCGCGGAAGCGCTCCGGCTCGGCCTGGTGAACGAGGTGACCGCGCCCGAGAACGTCGTCGGGCGGGCGGTGGAGGTGGCCCGGAAGCTCGCCGAGATCCCGACGGCCGCGTACGCGCACACGAAAGCACAACTGCATCGGCCGTTCCACGAGCGGATCGCCGAGCACCGCACCGGCGACGACGCCCACGTCCTCGAACTGTGGAGCTCCCCCGAGGCGCTCGCCGCCATCAAGGCCTACGTCGAGAGGGTCCTGCGCGGCTCGACCGGATAG
- a CDS encoding DUF5685 family protein produces MFGIIRPCRHRLSAGLHADWLAHLCGLCLALRDEHGHLARMVTNYDGLIISALVEAQSPRAEGRRDAGPCPLRAMKGTSVAKGGGAQLAAAVSLVLASAKISDHVEDRDGAFARRSVALAARRVATRWADQGSRTGIRVGFDTTVLTEAVDRQAEIENAVRLGDSAVLATEPAELATAAAFAHTAVLAGRPGNAAPLAEAGRLFGRAAHLLDAVEDLAEDEAAGAWNPLTVTGTGLAEARRLCDDAVLGVELALREVKFDQPELVHALLVHELRQAVRRAFGHNLTGHGHGHGHGPQQPPPGWIGPGPQPQQHPHQPYPPHQYPQGGYQPPPPPAGAPGGGGPPQEPPKKKGKHRGEGGPVDGQGGGCWVPKFRVPPKPRNFFFGCAVATYMCCSCQFCCRDPFPGPWSGKPNSSCDCDCDCCSCCDCSC; encoded by the coding sequence ATGTTCGGGATCATCAGGCCGTGCCGCCACCGGCTTTCCGCGGGTCTGCACGCGGACTGGCTCGCCCATCTCTGCGGCCTTTGCCTGGCGTTGCGGGACGAACACGGACATCTCGCCCGAATGGTGACGAACTATGACGGACTGATCATCTCGGCGCTCGTCGAAGCCCAGTCACCGCGTGCGGAAGGACGTCGTGACGCCGGCCCTTGCCCACTTCGGGCGATGAAGGGGACTTCGGTCGCGAAGGGCGGGGGTGCCCAGCTGGCGGCGGCGGTCTCCCTCGTGCTGGCCTCGGCCAAGATCAGCGACCACGTCGAGGACCGCGACGGCGCCTTCGCGCGGCGTTCCGTCGCACTCGCCGCGAGGCGGGTCGCGACGCGCTGGGCGGATCAGGGAAGCCGCACGGGAATCCGGGTCGGCTTCGACACGACGGTCCTGACCGAGGCCGTCGACCGGCAGGCCGAGATCGAGAACGCCGTCCGCCTCGGCGATTCGGCCGTCCTCGCCACCGAACCCGCCGAGCTGGCGACGGCGGCCGCGTTCGCGCACACCGCGGTCCTGGCGGGCCGCCCCGGGAACGCGGCGCCGCTGGCCGAGGCCGGCCGCCTGTTCGGCAGGGCCGCGCATCTGCTCGACGCCGTCGAAGACCTCGCGGAGGACGAGGCCGCCGGTGCGTGGAACCCGCTGACGGTCACCGGGACCGGGCTCGCCGAGGCGCGGCGGCTGTGCGACGACGCCGTGCTCGGTGTCGAACTCGCCCTTCGCGAGGTGAAGTTCGACCAGCCCGAGCTGGTGCACGCGCTGCTGGTGCACGAGCTGCGACAGGCGGTGCGGCGCGCCTTCGGGCACAACCTCACCGGCCACGGCCACGGCCACGGGCACGGCCCGCAGCAGCCGCCGCCGGGCTGGATCGGGCCCGGGCCTCAGCCGCAACAACATCCTCACCAGCCTTATCCGCCCCACCAGTACCCGCAGGGCGGCTACCAGCCTCCGCCTCCGCCGGCGGGCGCTCCCGGTGGCGGAGGCCCGCCGCAGGAGCCGCCGAAGAAGAAGGGCAAGCACCGCGGCGAGGGCGGGCCGGTCGATGGTCAGGGCGGTGGCTGCTGGGTCCCGAAGTTCCGGGTCCCGCCGAAACCGAGGAACTTCTTCTTCGGCTGCGCCGTGGCGACCTACATGTGCTGTTCGTGCCAGTTCTGCTGCCGCGATCCCTTCCCCGGCCCGTGGAGCGGCAAGCCCAACAGCAGCTGCGACTGCGACTGTGACTGCTGTTCCTGCTGTGACTGTTCCTGCTGA
- the uvrB gene encoding excinuclease ABC subunit UvrB, with protein MAFATEHPVLAQSDFRPVTDIPRTGGRFEVVSEYKPAGDQPAAIDELERRINAGEKDVVLLGATGTGKSATTAWLIERVQRPTLVMAPNKTLAAQLANELRELFPHNAVEYFVSYYDYYQPEAYIAQTDTYIEKDSSINDDVERLRHSATMNLLSRRDVIVVASVSCIYGLGTPQSYLDRSTKLKVGEQLDRDVFLRALVDVQYTRNDIAFARGTFRARGDTVEIIPAYEELAIRVEFFGDEIEKLYYLHPLTGDIVKEVDEVRIFPATHYVAGPERMEKAIGGIEAELEERLAELEKQGKLLEAQRLRMRTAYDIEMMRQVGFCSGIENYSRHIDGRGAGTAPATLIDYFPEDFLLVIDESHQTVPQIGGMFEGDMSRKRNLVDFGFRLPSAVDNRPLTWEEFTDRIGQTVYLSATPGPYEMGQAGGEFVEQVIRPTGLVDPKVVVKPTEGQIDDLVHEIRERAEKDERVLVTTLTKKMSEDLTDYLLELGIRVRYLHSEVDTLRRVELLRQLRAGDYDVLVGINLLREGLDLPEVSLVAILDADKEGFLRSGTSLIQTIGRAARNVSGEVHMYADKITDSMQHAIDETDRRRAKQVAYNKERGVDPQPLRKKIADILDRVYSEAEDTESVAVGGSGRNSSRGKKPEQGDRVRSSGMLADKDVAGMPRAELADLIQQMTDQMMQAARDLQFELAARLRDEVADLKKELRGMDAAGIK; from the coding sequence GTGGCTTTCGCAACCGAACACCCCGTGCTCGCCCAGTCGGACTTCCGCCCCGTCACGGACATCCCCCGGACCGGCGGCCGGTTCGAGGTGGTCAGCGAGTACAAACCCGCCGGTGACCAGCCGGCGGCCATCGACGAGCTCGAGCGCAGGATCAACGCGGGCGAGAAGGACGTCGTGCTGCTCGGCGCCACGGGTACCGGCAAGTCGGCGACGACGGCCTGGCTGATCGAGCGCGTCCAGCGTCCGACGCTGGTGATGGCGCCGAACAAGACGCTCGCCGCGCAGCTGGCGAACGAGCTGAGGGAGCTGTTCCCGCACAACGCGGTCGAATACTTCGTCAGTTACTACGACTACTACCAGCCCGAGGCGTACATCGCGCAGACGGACACCTACATCGAGAAGGACTCGTCGATCAACGACGACGTCGAGAGGCTGCGGCACTCGGCGACGATGAACCTGCTGTCCCGGCGCGATGTCATCGTGGTCGCGAGCGTCTCGTGCATCTACGGTCTCGGCACGCCGCAGTCGTACCTCGACCGGTCGACGAAGCTGAAGGTCGGCGAGCAGCTCGACCGGGACGTCTTCCTTCGCGCGCTCGTGGACGTGCAGTACACCCGCAACGACATCGCCTTCGCACGCGGCACCTTCCGCGCCCGAGGGGACACGGTCGAGATCATCCCGGCGTACGAGGAGCTGGCGATCCGCGTCGAATTCTTCGGCGACGAGATCGAGAAGCTGTACTACCTGCACCCGCTCACCGGAGACATCGTCAAAGAGGTCGACGAGGTCCGCATCTTCCCCGCCACCCACTACGTGGCGGGCCCGGAGCGGATGGAGAAGGCCATCGGCGGTATCGAGGCCGAGCTCGAGGAGCGGCTGGCCGAGCTGGAGAAGCAAGGCAAACTGCTCGAGGCCCAGCGGCTGCGGATGCGCACCGCGTACGACATCGAGATGATGCGCCAGGTCGGGTTCTGTTCCGGCATCGAGAACTACTCGCGCCATATCGACGGCCGCGGCGCCGGCACCGCGCCCGCGACCCTCATCGACTACTTCCCGGAAGACTTCCTGCTGGTCATCGACGAGTCGCACCAGACCGTCCCGCAGATCGGCGGCATGTTCGAAGGCGACATGTCGCGGAAGCGGAACCTGGTCGACTTCGGGTTCCGGCTGCCCAGCGCGGTCGACAACCGGCCGCTGACCTGGGAGGAGTTCACCGACCGGATCGGACAGACGGTGTACCTGTCGGCGACACCGGGGCCGTACGAGATGGGGCAGGCGGGCGGCGAGTTCGTCGAACAGGTCATCCGCCCGACCGGCCTGGTCGACCCGAAGGTGGTCGTGAAGCCCACCGAGGGCCAGATCGACGACCTGGTGCACGAGATCCGCGAGCGGGCCGAGAAGGACGAGCGCGTCCTGGTCACCACGCTCACCAAGAAGATGTCCGAGGACCTCACCGACTACCTGCTGGAGCTGGGTATCCGGGTGCGGTACCTGCACTCCGAGGTGGACACGCTGCGCCGGGTCGAGCTGCTGCGGCAGCTGCGCGCCGGCGATTACGACGTGCTGGTCGGCATCAACCTGCTCCGTGAGGGGCTCGACCTGCCCGAGGTCTCGCTGGTCGCGATCCTCGACGCCGACAAGGAGGGCTTCCTCCGCAGTGGCACGTCGCTGATCCAGACGATCGGCCGCGCGGCCCGGAACGTGTCGGGCGAGGTGCACATGTACGCGGACAAGATCACCGACTCGATGCAGCACGCCATCGACGAGACCGATCGCCGCCGCGCCAAGCAGGTCGCCTACAACAAGGAACGCGGTGTCGACCCGCAGCCCCTGCGGAAGAAGATCGCCGACATCCTGGACCGCGTCTACAGCGAGGCGGAGGACACGGAGTCCGTCGCCGTCGGCGGCTCGGGCCGGAACTCTTCGCGCGGCAAGAAGCCCGAGCAGGGCGACCGTGTGCGCAGTTCCGGGATGCTCGCGGACAAGGACGTCGCCGGGATGCCGCGCGCCGAGCTGGCCGATCTCATCCAGCAGATGACCGACCAGATGATGCAGGCCGCGCGCGACCTGCAGTTCGAGCTGGCCGCCCGGCTGCGGGACGAGGTCGCGGACCTCAAGAAGGAGCTCCGGGGCATGGACGCGGCCGGCATCAAGTAG